The nucleotide window TTGGCGCCGATCAGGGCGTCGAAGCCCTCGGTGGCCTGCATCTCCTTGATGTCGACGCCGGCATTGAAGCCGCGTCCTTCAGCGCGCAACACCACGACGTGCGTGGCCGGATCGTCGCCCGCCGCGGTGACGGCGTCGGCGAGTTCGAACCATGCGGCCGATGGCAGCGCGTTGACCGGCGGGTAGTCGACCGTGATGGTCACGATGCCGGATTCGGTACGTGTCGTGGTGATCGGCACGCGTGCTCCTCTCGTGGCTGCGTTGGGCAACCGCGGGGGCTGCACAAGCATTGAACCAAGCAAGTGCTTGGTTGTTTGGTAGGGTAGCACCCATGCAGACGCAGTCACAGGTCGAGCTGGGCCTGGTCGGGAAGGTTGTCCTGGTCACCGGAGGTGCGCGCGGTGTCGGAGCCGGTATCACCCGGGTGTTGTCGTCCCTGGGGGCCAGGCCGGTGATCTGCGGCCGCAGCGCCGACAACCTCGTCGACGACCTCCGCGAGATCGACTTCTTCTCCTGCGACGTCCGCGACGCCGCTGCTGTGGAGGCGATGATCGACGGCATCGTCGGTCGCGCCGGACGCATCGACGGGGTGGTCAACAACGCCGGCGGGTCGCCCTTCGCGCTCGCCGCCGATACATCCGTCCGGTTCGCGAGCAAGATCGTCGACCTGAATCTCCTGGCCCCGCTCGCCGTGGCCAAGGCCGCCAACGCGGTCATGCAGAGCCAGCCGGACGGCGGCGCGATCGTCAACGTCTCGAGCGTCAGCGGGCACCGGCCGTCGCCCGGGACGTCTGCGTACGGCGCCGCGAAGGCCGGCCTCGACAATCTGATGACCTCACTGGCCGTCGAATGGGCCCCGAAGGTGCGGGTCAACTCGGTCGTCGCCGGTCCCGTGGAGACCGAGCAATCGCACCTCCACTACGGCGACGACGCCGGGGTCGCAGCCGTCGGCGCCACCATCCCGCTGGGCCGGATGGCGACGCCCACCGACGTGGGCAACGCCGTCGCCTTCCTGCTGTCACCGCTGGCCGGTTACATCAGCGGTTCGACGCTCACCGTGCACGGCGGTGGCGAGAAGCCCGCTTTTCTCGACGCCGCAACCGCAGGCAACGCCGTCTGACCCAGCTGATCCCCGAGTCTTTTGCAGTTCAGAAAGGAAACACCTTGAGTAGCAAGTTGAATGAGGGCCGCGTCGCCATCGTGACCGGTGCCGGACAGGGTATCGGACGCGCCCACGCCCTCGCCTTCGCCGCCGACGGCGCCAAGGTCGTGGTCAACGACTACGCGGAGAACCTGGCTGCCGGGGTCGTCGACGAGATCCGCG belongs to Gordonia westfalica and includes:
- a CDS encoding SDR family oxidoreductase; translated protein: MQTQSQVELGLVGKVVLVTGGARGVGAGITRVLSSLGARPVICGRSADNLVDDLREIDFFSCDVRDAAAVEAMIDGIVGRAGRIDGVVNNAGGSPFALAADTSVRFASKIVDLNLLAPLAVAKAANAVMQSQPDGGAIVNVSSVSGHRPSPGTSAYGAAKAGLDNLMTSLAVEWAPKVRVNSVVAGPVETEQSHLHYGDDAGVAAVGATIPLGRMATPTDVGNAVAFLLSPLAGYISGSTLTVHGGGEKPAFLDAATAGNAV